CGGGCGGACCCCGGCGCGACCCGATGATACGAAGGCCGCGCCGTCCCGTTCGCGCCGCCCGGCGCTTCAGGGGCCGGCCGCTGCGGCGGCCGGGTCACCGCAGCGGTTCAGGGGGCCGCCCGCCAGATCGTGGTGGCGTTGCAGAACTCGCGGATGCCGTGCCCCGCCAGCTCGCGCCCGTACCCCGAGCGCTTGACGCCGCCGAAGGGGAGGGCGGGGTGCGAGGCGGTCATGCCGTTGACGAAGACCCCGCCGGCCTGGAGGTCGCGGACGCAGCGCTCCACGTCCTCGTCGCTCCCGGTCCACACGTTGGAACTGAGCCCGAAGGGCGTGTGGTTGGCGCGGGCGATGGCCTCGTCCAGGCTGTCCACGCGGTAGAGCGTGGCGACCGGCCCGAAGGTCTCCTCCTGGTCGATGCGCATGGCGTCGGTGATGCCGGCGAGGACGGTGGGCTCGTAGAACCAGCCCGTCTCGCGGCCCGGGGGGCGGCCCGCGCCGCACAGGACGGTCGCGCCGTGGCGCACCGCGTCGTCGACGAGTTCCTCCAGGTCGGTGCGGCCCTGCTCGGTGGCCAGGGGGCCGACGTCGGTGGCCTCGTCCATCGGGTCGCCGACGGTGAGCGCGGCCATCGCGGCCGTGAAGGCCGCGGTGAACTCCTCGTAGACGTCGGTGTGGACGATGAAGCGCTTGGCGGCGATGCACGACTGCCCGTTGTTCTGCACGCGCGCGGTGACGGCCGTCTGCGCGGCGCGGGCGACGTCCGCGGTGGGCAGGACCAGGAAGGGGTCGCTGCCGCCGAGTTCCAGGACCGTCTTCTTGATCTCGTCCCCGGCCACGGCGGCGACGGCCCGGCCCGCCGGTTCGCTGCCGGTGAGGGTGGCGGCGGCGACCCGGGGGTCGCGGAGGACCTTCTCGACGCCGTCGGAGCCGATGAGCAGGGTCTGGAAGCAGCCGCGCGGGAAACCGGCCCGCTGGAAGAGCTCGCCGAGGTAGAGGGCCGTGCCGGGGACGTTGGAGGCGTGTTTGAGGAGACCGGTGTTGCCCGCCATGAGGGCGGGCGCGGCGAAGCGCATGACCTGCCAGAGCGGGAAGTTCCAGGGCATGACGGCCAGCACGACTCCGAGCGGCCGGTAGCGGACCCGGGCGGAGGCCGCGCCGGAGTCGGTGACGTCGCCGGGGGCCGGGTGTTCGTCGGCGAGCAGCGACTCGGCGTGGGCGGCGTACCACCGCATGGCCTTGACGCACTTGGCGGCCTCGGCCCGGGCGGCGGCGATCGGTTTGCCCATCTCGGTGGTCATGGTCCGGGCGATGGCCTCGTTGTCCGCCTCCAGCAGGTCGGCGGCCCGCAGCAGGAGGGCAGCGCGCTCGGCGAAGCCGGTGGTGCGGTAGTGGGCGAACGCCGCTGCGGCCTCCGCGAGGCACTGCTCGACCTGTTCCGGGGTGTGCGCGGTGAAGGTGTGCAGGGTCTCGCCGGTGGTCGGGTTCACGGTGGCGATGGGCATGGCTCGGGTCCTCCCTGGGGGCGGGTCGCCTACCGACCCTCCCCCGCCCGCCGCCGGGCCGCAACGCGGGGGCCTACGGGCGGTTCAGGGCGCGTCGGCGAGGAGCTCGGGGCCGTTGTGGCGGACGTCGTTGACGGCGGTGGAGACGGCCCGGGCGTTCAGGTGGCCGCCGGCGGGCGTGCCGAGGAGGGCGCGCAGCTCGTCGGGGTCCTGCCGGCCGGGGTCGAGCCAGGCCCCGTAGTGGGCGGGGGCGATGGCGAGCGGCATCCGGGGGTGGACGCGCCCCGCCGCGTCGACGGCCTCGGTGGTGATGATGGTGCAGGTGGCCAGCCAGGCGGCCGGGTCGTGCGCGTCGGCCACGCCGGGGTCGCGCCAGAAGGCGTAGAGCCCGGCCATGGCCATCACCGAGGCGTCGTCGGGGCTGATGAAGTAAGGCTGCTTGAAGGCCTTGCGGCCGTCCGTGGCGGGCACGGGCTCCCACTCGTAGAAGCCGTCGGCGGGCAGCAGGCAGCGGCGGGTGGCGAAGGCCCGGCGGTAGGCGGGCTTCTCGTGCACGGTCTCCGCCCGGGCGTTGATCATCTTGGCTCCGGCGGCCGGGCTCTTGGCCCACGACGGCACCAGCCCCCAGCGCAGGGTCCGCAGCCCGCGCTCCACGGCGCCGCTGTCGCGGTCGGCGCGCTCCAGTACCGCCCATACCCGGTCGGCCGGAGCGACGTTCCAGCTGGGCGCCAGGACCTCGTCCGGGTCCCGCCGGGTCACGTCGAACAGGTCGGCGAGGTCGGCGGGACCGCGGGTGGAGGCGTATCGGCCGCACATGCCGTCCACTCTGCCACCCGGCGGGCGGGGTGGCAGAGTGGACCGGGATGTTCCGGCCGAATCCGCCGCTTCCGGGTGTCCGGGGGTGCAGAGCCCGCCGGACGGGGCAGGGGCGCGTGGACCGGGCAGGCCCGAGAGAGGACGGAAACCGTGGCGCGACCGAGGATTCTCGTGGTGGGCGCCGGCTTCGCCGGCGTGGAGTGCGTGCGCCGGCTGGAACGCCGGCTTACCCCGGAGGAGGCGGAGATCTCCCTGGTCGCGCCGACCTCCTACCAGCTGTACCTGCCGCTGTTGCCCCAGGTGGCGTCCGGGGTGCTGACGCCGCAGTCCATCGCCGTCTCGCTGCGGCGCAGCAGCCGGCACCGGACCCGCATCGTGCCGGGCGGGGTGATCGGCGTGGACCCCGAGGCGAAGGTCTGCGTCATTCGCACCATCACCGGCGAGGTGACGGACCGGGCGTACGACCATCTGGTGCTGGCGCCCGGCAGCATCACCCGCACCTTCGACATCCCCGGGCTCACCGAGCACGCGCGCGGGATGAAGACCCTGGCGGAGGCCGCGTACCTGCGCGACCACGTCATCGCCCAGCTCGACCTGGCCGACGCCAGCCAGGACGAGGCCGAACGGGCGGCGCGGCTGTGCTTCGTCGTGGTGGGCGGGGGCTACGCGGGCACCGAGACGGCCGCCTGCCTGCAGCGGCTGACCCATCACGCGGTCAAGCGCTACCCGCGGCTGGACGAGCGCGAGATCAGCTGGCACCTGGTGGACCTGGCCCCGCGCCTGATGCCCGAGCTCGGCGAATCCCTGGGGAGGGCTGCCCTGGACATCCTGCGGCGGCGCGGCATCGAGGTGTCCCTCGGGGTGAGCGTGG
Above is a window of Streptomyces subrutilus DNA encoding:
- a CDS encoding NADP-dependent succinic semialdehyde dehydrogenase, which codes for MPIATVNPTTGETLHTFTAHTPEQVEQCLAEAAAAFAHYRTTGFAERAALLLRAADLLEADNEAIARTMTTEMGKPIAAARAEAAKCVKAMRWYAAHAESLLADEHPAPGDVTDSGAASARVRYRPLGVVLAVMPWNFPLWQVMRFAAPALMAGNTGLLKHASNVPGTALYLGELFQRAGFPRGCFQTLLIGSDGVEKVLRDPRVAAATLTGSEPAGRAVAAVAGDEIKKTVLELGGSDPFLVLPTADVARAAQTAVTARVQNNGQSCIAAKRFIVHTDVYEEFTAAFTAAMAALTVGDPMDEATDVGPLATEQGRTDLEELVDDAVRHGATVLCGAGRPPGRETGWFYEPTVLAGITDAMRIDQEETFGPVATLYRVDSLDEAIARANHTPFGLSSNVWTGSDEDVERCVRDLQAGGVFVNGMTASHPALPFGGVKRSGYGRELAGHGIREFCNATTIWRAAP
- a CDS encoding SOS response-associated peptidase: MCGRYASTRGPADLADLFDVTRRDPDEVLAPSWNVAPADRVWAVLERADRDSGAVERGLRTLRWGLVPSWAKSPAAGAKMINARAETVHEKPAYRRAFATRRCLLPADGFYEWEPVPATDGRKAFKQPYFISPDDASVMAMAGLYAFWRDPGVADAHDPAAWLATCTIITTEAVDAAGRVHPRMPLAIAPAHYGAWLDPGRQDPDELRALLGTPAGGHLNARAVSTAVNDVRHNGPELLADAP
- a CDS encoding NAD(P)/FAD-dependent oxidoreductase, whose translation is MARPRILVVGAGFAGVECVRRLERRLTPEEAEISLVAPTSYQLYLPLLPQVASGVLTPQSIAVSLRRSSRHRTRIVPGGVIGVDPEAKVCVIRTITGEVTDRAYDHLVLAPGSITRTFDIPGLTEHARGMKTLAEAAYLRDHVIAQLDLADASQDEAERAARLCFVVVGGGYAGTETAACLQRLTHHAVKRYPRLDEREISWHLVDLAPRLMPELGESLGRAALDILRRRGIEVSLGVSVAKAGAEEVTLTDGRVLPCRTLIWTAGVAASPLIATLDKETERGRLVVTPQLTVPGASGVFALGDAAAVPDLAGGKEGAICPPTAQHAQRQGRTVADNLIATLRGQPLRPYVHKDLGLVVDLGGTDAVSKPLGIPLRGLPAQAVARGYHWSALRTNVAKTRVMTNWLLNAMAGDDFVRTGFQRARPPALRDFEYTDTYLTPAEVRAHTASLRASAG